The following nucleotide sequence is from Chelonia mydas isolate rCheMyd1 chromosome 5, rCheMyd1.pri.v2, whole genome shotgun sequence.
AAACTTGTATGTATAACAATGAAAAAATATGGCTAGTATTTTACAAAAGTACATAAAATGTGTTGAttcataaacaaaagaaacaaggtACAAAGTTCAGCACAAAACACAGCAACAAGAAGCTGACAACTTGGCTACAAATGTCAGAGTACAACACAGGGCCAAGGCTACCCGTTATTTACTGTGTACTTACTAGAATTACATATTTCAGATTTAAGTTAAAGAATTGATAACAAATTATCACTAACTACTTTTGTCCACTGTGCTAAACTAATTTTTATGGTAAATGTGCTATTGCGTAAACAGTTCAAAGCAATCTTCATTACAATGCTGTAAAGAAAACTCGGGGGTACGCTGCATCCAAAACTCAGGATGTCAATGCAGTTCACAGTATATATAATAAATACCCTCGTCCCTTTCAAATGCTACCCAAAGTCTACTACTACTATATTACTCAGCATAACCTTGAAGCAGTTACTACAAATATTACCAATGCAGTCAAAActtaagcattaaaaaaaatgcaagcaaATTAGTGGCAATTAAATCTGCATTACAGACAGTGCAAAGAAAagtctgggtgtgtgtgggaaagTCTACTGCAATTCAATTGTACTGGGCTAAACTTCAGAATCTcgtaaacaaaaaatgaaaaaaagcacaAACCTGAAAGTCGTATGCTCTGGAAGCATATCACATACCAATACTATGTTTTGTCGGAATCTGTAACACAACTTAAATAAAAGGGTATTAAATGGAATCATTTATGGTCACCCAAAATTTCATCTGAATATTCACCAAAAAAATTGATTGGAATAAACAATTATTTTGAGTATGAGATGCACTTGTACTTCTGTCAATCCCCATTGAGAAAAGTACTGAAATGCCATTTTGAGACAAATGACTTGCCAAAAGAAATAAACGTAATCCATGCTAAAGAAAGTTTTCAAATGTATACTTCAAGGTTGTACTGCACTATATAAAAATCTAGATAGTCCCTCAAATGAACTGCAGTGCTCCAAACAATTTAAGGTGTGTCCCAAATAGAAACCATTTAGTGGTCAATCCTAAACTGTGCAGACTGTGGCTTTATACATCAGCTGCCTTAGAAAAAAGTTGATACACAATAACTGGTGTTATTTATTACATTACATTCTTCAAAGCTGTGGACAAAACCCCATCAGAATACAATATTCTAAAATGCATTTGTTTAGCCAATAAGTTTAAGTACACAGAAACCTTCTGGCAGTTAACTACTTCTGTGTAAGGTAGCCATGGCCTatatttttgcaacagcatctaAGTGTATGTCTTCACACTTTGCTCATACAGTCCCTTGTGCTCGCTTCCACCAAGATGAACTCGCTGTTTTGTAAACTGAAGTGCCCTAGTTTAGTATCACATGAGAGAAGGTTCCATTAAAAAACATCCTTGTTTGTGCAGTTTAAATTAAAGAAACCCATCCCtgcctttataaaaaaaataaaatgctacatTGAGCAGGAATCAGGATCTGTACCTGTAAACATTGTTATTCCACTGCATCTGTTACGGCAAAAGCCACTCCAATCAGTTCACAACTTCTGTGCTGGTTTTGAGATGGTGACCTCTGTCtacaggctttaaaaaaaattgaagcagAGCTTAAAGCTGCACCAGAGTTCTCTTAATCCCAAACTCTGCCGAACATCACTGACATTTCCACACGTATGGattgaaaaatgaaattattctTGATAAATCAAGATATAGTTCTATACGTACAAAGACATCACTGATGTCATAAAGTTCAAACTTCCAGTGAAAGACTAAGCAAACCTGACAGTTCTCATCAAGTTTGCTGCTGCATTAAGTACCCACTGTTTTTGTAGTTCACCACTGGAATCATTCTGAGTGAAGGGCAGTATGTTGGTGTAGAGTGTGGGCACTGATGAAACCATTTGTCTCATTTGCAGATAGACTGCTGAAGTCAGCCACTGAGACAGCCATTTTGGCACTGGTAATATGATGTGTGTGGTTCTCAAAGTCCACACCCAAGTTATTTACAGAAACATCATTCATAAAGGATTCAGGGACTGCAATCCCCATTTTTAATCTCTTGGCAGGTCTCTCTGACTCTTCACTGCACATGTTCATCGGGTTTAACTCCGAGTGATAAAATCCAGTctcaaataaattaaaacaatcaTTTTCACCATTATTAGGCAAGGTAAGCAACTCTTCTGTTACAACAGGCACATGATTAACTGGTGCTCGGGGTAAGCTGTCCAGAGGAGAAAAGGCATCTTCCAAGCAGTTCACATCTGTAGAGTGGCAGACTGTAGCTACACTATTGGTCAATGctgaaaaaaaatgaacacacaatttaaataaaaatagacttTCTTGAGGTACAGTTACAACAGAAAACGGTCTTTTAAAACTTCAATATTGATTTTTCTTGATTTACCTGTCAAGTCATTGGCAGTGATAGAATTCAGAATGCTTAGCTGTTGATCAGGAATGGGCTCTGTTCTGCTGTTAGAAGTTAAGGCTGAAGAATGTACTGCTCCGCCAAGGGCTTCTGCTTCATCTACCAACCGATCCATATAGTCCCTAGAAAGACATCCTTATATTAGAAACAGGTGTGTGACTAGGAGatggattttatttcttttatccaACATCACTGCAGCATTTCACCACCCTGATGAAAGTTGGAAAAACCTCTAGATGCAAAACTGACAACAGAAAGGATATATTCCAAGCACTCTGTACTTACGTTACCCCTGGATGATGGTTGTACCTCTTCTTTCCAAACCTTGTTTGCTGAGCAAAGTAATCATAACGTTCTGATTTCTTCCACATGTAGTAGAATGCTACACATTCAGCAACTGTTCTAGTTCTCACCTaaaatggggcaggaagaattAACAtgcttgtttatttaaaaaaaaaaaaaagggggggggggggaagggggcaggtttgTAGTACTCTCCATCTTCCCCATTCTCGTACACTCTCTTTAGTTAGACCATTCCCATAGCAAGAGCAAGTTACATTTTTGATTAAGAGAGTCTTCTAATAATACAAATTTGGAAAAAGTACTTATTTTATATCTACTTGATAAGACAATTTAATTTCTGTCCTGGACACTCACTCAGTCTCAGtgtaaaacttattttttttaaaaaaagactggatTTTCTGTAGCTGAGCAGACTAATGGCTCAATCTCAGTTCATAACGGCACATTTTGACTCTTCATAAATTGTtaagaaaaaaagggaggaaagcTAAGAGCAGTATGAAGAGTAATAAGCTAAAAGGGAAAATAAGTAAGGTATAATGGAAACCCTCCTTTTTGCAAGGTTAGTTAGCGGAGACTGCCCAGTCTCTGACAACAGGTGTGTGCAAAACTAGACTACTGAAATGGAAGTAGTCCTCAGAGACGGTCTAGATGATCCAGAAGATCCATTTTATCTCTATTATCCATGAATCTACAGGCACTGTGCAATCTGAGATTTCATATATACTTGTTTCCCTTATACAAAGGAGAAAGTTTCTGAGAGTACCAATCCTTAAGTCTATCTAGGCTCTTATTCCATGTATTATtcctttccctccatccccctaTAGTAGAGTCCATCCTTCCATTTGAGGGGTAAATGGGTCTCCTTGCTGAGTCAGTTTACATCACCACTCCTTAGCCAAAAGAATTACTGTTGAATGACAATTGCACAGTACTCCACTTTCCTGCCAGCACCTTAGTGGCTGAGCCCTATGGCCTGGTGGCTATGAGATGGATAGGCTAATTAggatgtattttattattttgcctGGTCTAGACTCAGAGAATGAATCCAGGGCACTGCAAAGCCAGAGCAGCATAGAGTATAACACAACAAAATTATATTATAAATGCATAAATGAATGCAATGTGAATACAACACTATTTCAGAGACTAATAGGTTGACTGATCTTGAAAATGTTGACTGTTGAATGATGTTTGTGGTAAAGTGAGCATGCAAATGACATATCAGCTATAATACATTGCCCCTTATTTCACTCGAGGCACTGCTTCTGATAAATTAGTTGCttttatacattttaagtgaCTAAAATACCATTCTCTCCATCCAATTTAAATACATAACACTTACCTTATTTTTCTGTATGAGATGAAAATCTTTCCCGTAAATCAGAAGTGCATGTTCAAAGTTTCTGCATTCTTCTTCTGTCCAAGCTGTCATCTCTTCTAGATGATTCCCAAAATAAGAACAGCACTTATTTTCAGATAATTTCCATCAGATTATGAGCTACAAACATTTGTACTGATAAGATTCATGAAAATCCACATGCACTTTGAAGAGCAACTGCTAAATTCTTTAGACTGTCTTTATTCTTAATACACTGAAGCCTCTAATTATACTCTGTCAGAAAACTGACTGAATCTGCTAATCATCAACTCTGGATGCACTATTTTGTTCACTGAATGATGAAGGATAGTTACAgtttcatttattaatttttttaatttatttatttttagtcatTCCAGGTCCAGGTGCACAAAAGAGCTTGGACACCTAACTGCTACTTTAAGTAGCAAAATCCATCATTTAGGCACCACCAAGATACTCAAAACCCATGCTTAGCTGCTGCCTGACCATGGAGGCACATAAAATCCTTAGGTGCCAGAGTTTCCACCATTAAAGTTCCTTAGGCACCGAAGTTTCTTTTTAAGTCTATGGCAGTTGAAGGAGATTAGCACTATACAGAAGAGGTTTCTGCAGTACCAAGCCCCAAGTGTGCCTTTGCTTTCATCTGTGCATAGCGTGAAAGGGAACTACAGGGAGTGAAAGACCAACCCCTCTGTTATTTGTAGGGATCAGCTCTACTAACTTTTAAGGAAAGCATAAAGTGGAGCTATCCTGTGCTGATGAAATACATTCAGGGTTCAGTACAGGAAAGGGTGGGGCCACATCACAGAGCCAGCTATGGTTTCTTGATTCTCAAGCAGCCTTGAcatgagttagagcagcctgTAGTCTGCTCTAACTTAAGATAGCTGGCTCTGATCTCAGCAGTTCTAAACTGCTGAGAAATGCCACAGTCTTGCTGTGCTCCACTTCCTCCCTACCCCATCAGAGTAGGGAAGACTGAAACTGCTGGTGGTGTAGGAACTGGCTCTGCcagctttacaccagctgtgaaCTCCTCCAGTAGAAATTCCCAACTGGCCAGCTACAGTCACGTTACATCCACTTTGTCCCATTCAGGTAGCGAAAAGGGTAATGACCTAAGGCTGAGAACCTGGTCTCCATATTTCTGTACATTATAACTTTGAAGAGAGTCTTAAAGTATTCCCTACTATTTCAGAAATCTCTTACCTTGAGATGCCTTTCCATTTGAGCAATACCTCTCAATTGCTTCTTTTATATTATGGTTACATTTGAGTAGTTCATAGAGTGCCTATGAAattaaggaaatatttttgtttaaaacaagtcATTTAAAGTTTGTAGCTAAGCAGTTTAAGATACTGTGTCTAGCTTCAGTGATCAAATCACATAACAgtcaattaatttttaactatataaaatgaaaatttcataaacaaaaacaatttaaacaaaaagttaCATACCACTTAAAATAAGGTTTCACAAGAAAATATAAGTGGATATCTAAAAGCTGGATGTGAGTTATACTGAGAACTGTTTGTTAAGAACATAACAATCATATACACATGCTGTATCACAAACACTGATATTATAGACCCCAATCCTGCCAATCCTTATTCACGTGCTTAatattaagcatatgcttaagtactgGCAGGATCGGAGTCTTACTTTGCACTTCCTGTGAAAAAGAAATGTTTGACTATTTTCTTACCTGTTACACATATGCACAAAGAGAACGCACACTAGTTTGAAGGCAATGTGTCACAAATGGATAGAATATAAAACATACTTGTTCATTGTCCCGTGTGTGTATTCCTTCAGGAATTCttccaatatttttttcatttccagttCTTAACAAGGTCTCAAAAAGGTATTCTTTAACCTTAATCTCTGAAAGCACCTCAGGTCTCCAAAGTAACTGATCTTCATTTTCATACACTGTTAAGAAGCAAATCCATTGATACACAAATAAGGTTGTGAGTGTAAGTGAGCATGCACACCTATCCTGTTGTTTTTCATATTGTGGACCAAATATCAGCAGATGTAAATTTATATGGCCCCATTGAATTTATATACATTAGCTTCTGGCACAAATGTTTTAGAACTACGACTTAAGAAATCAGCAGCTTCCCCAAAGATAGAAAACAAGAAAATAGCTAGAGGTAATCAGATCAAACATATTGACAGCACCTTGTCACATGCACAAATACCATATACTTCACTGAAGAGATATGCCTTGCAATGTGCCACAAAGGTGAACAGATTCAGGCTATATTGGAACAAGGAGGGAAGGGACGGAATTCAAAGGACAAGGACCTGTCACCAAAAAATCTACTGGCCACTAGAGAATTCAAATCAAGAAATTTATGCATATTTACACATGATGAAGTTGGGTGTTTTACAAACTAGTGAATATAGTCACACCTCTGTTTGCTTAGAGTTGCACACAATCCTtgaaaacagtaaaaaagaataaGCCAATAAATGAGCAGTAAAAAATATGAATTCTAGCACTACATTTATTCCTCACTCAGTTCAAACACTTTTCATGCTGTAAAAAAGCAGGTGACGAAGCAATCACTGTCTTCAAAAAAGCTTGTTGCTATATATTATTAGAAGGGCTGTCTTGATGCTAATATTGGGATTTCTGGCTCAAATAGTCATCAACTACTAGCATAAGGGATACACAAGTTCTGTAATGAGTTTGGGTTGTGCATTTATACATCTTATATCAAATCACATAGGAAAAAATCTAATGTGCAAGTAAGTGGCTTTTATAAATATCTTCTACGTATAACAAAAAACGAGACATGACTTGAACGTTAATTATCATTAGCAGCAAACATTCATTCAAATTTAAATCCCAGTTTGCctgctattaaaatatttaatgttacgAACAGACGTTTTTGACATTACATTTAACATTTCATACAGTctgaaaacaatgcaaaattaGATAAATTATCTGATCCAAGGCAGTCAAAGGAATCAAAGGCTGGTACAGCCCAAGAGAGTGAGGAGGATCTGCACCTCCTAAaatgaggagggatttaaaaacaaacaaaaaaaaccccgtCACCTTATAAGATACTTTTGCTGCCCAAGAATAGAAGATGCTTTCACAAACAGTAACATTACAAGACTGAATTTAGAGCTGTCCCAGGGAACACAAAGCCCACGCCACCAGAATCACCACTGCTTTTGTCACTGTTACCAAGGATGTACATTTCATATACTTCTAATTTCTAAAATGAAGTCTTAGGAAAGGTCAggagttttattaaaaaacaaaaaacccataaCAAGACTCGTGTAATATTACAGCTGTATAAACCTCTCAGCTGTTCTCTCCTACGCCCTATCCTTAGGCTTTCCAGAtgtcattttttctttaatagcCAAACTACTTAGCACTATATTCAACTGTTTTAAGGCGGTCGTATTTCCCTATCATTGTATTTAACTTTAACTTATTAAAAGTGACCCCAGAAAGGATACAGAGGAATAAAAAGAGAGTTATAGACAAATGGCATAATGGAATCTGAAAACGACAAAAGCACCCACAGCCTTGTGTTTGATTAGATTTGTTTTCCGATAGAATTTTACAGGTAGAAAAGGTCATTCAAAACAATTTGAAAgtgtacagaaaaaaaatgaataccaTCCAGTTATTGATGCACTGGACAATCAGTTCCAAGATTTCCTAATGCATCTGGAAGTGAGGAAGTTTCAGTTTTAATACTTACCTTTTCTGAATCCTACAGCTGTTTCTGCCCCAACTTTCTGGGTGGTAAAGGTAATCAGATAAAAATCTCATCTAAACTGAATAAATCCACTTTTTTCCTACTGAAACTAATTTTTACCTCAATTTTAGATAGGGACAGAATTATGCAACAAATGGTATAAAGAAAAGCACATTTATAGAATGATCACAGGATTTCTCTCTTTCCAAAACTACTCAGCcaataaaaggaaattatttagaACAGAGTTTGTTGCTTAATGTTTTCCTGCAGCAGTTTTGTATCCCACAAAGCAATGCCGGTCTAAAGGCAATACAATAATATTCTTTGATTATGGCTGAAGTGCCTGACCTCTCTAAAAGACAAGCAAAGATGCTCTTTCTGAAGGTCACTGAATAATGGATC
It contains:
- the MIER3 gene encoding mesoderm induction early response protein 3 isoform X1, yielding MAEASFGSSSPVGSLSSEDHDFDPTAEMLVHDYDDERTLEEEEMMEEGKNFSSEIEDLEKEGSMPLEDLLAFYGYEPTIPVIAGSSADSSPSELADELPDMTLDKEEIAKDLLSGDDEETQSSADDLTPSVTSHEATDFFPRPLRSNTTYDGDKESDGEDVEADTCNSSEDLRKEIMVGSQYQAEIPPYLGKYSDDEKVYENEDQLLWRPEVLSEIKVKEYLFETLLRTGNEKNIGRIPEGIHTRDNEQALYELLKCNHNIKEAIERYCSNGKASQEEMTAWTEEECRNFEHALLIYGKDFHLIQKNKVRTRTVAECVAFYYMWKKSERYDYFAQQTRFGKKRYNHHPGVTDYMDRLVDEAEALGGAVHSSALTSNSRTEPIPDQQLSILNSITANDLTALTNSVATVCHSTDVNCLEDAFSPLDSLPRAPVNHVPVVTEELLTLPNNGENDCFNLFETGFYHSELNPMNMCSEESERPAKRLKMGIAVPESFMNDVSVNNLGVDFENHTHHITSAKMAVSVADFSSLSANETNGFISAHTLHQHTALHSE
- the MIER3 gene encoding mesoderm induction early response protein 3 isoform X2, with the protein product MAEASFGSSSPVGSLSSEDHDFDPTAEMLVHDYDDERTLEEEEMMEEGKNFSSEIEDLEKEGSMPLEDLLAFYGYEPTIPVIAGSSADSSPSELADELPDMTLDKEEIAKDLLSGDDEETQSSADDLTPSVTSHEATDFFPRPLRSNTTYDGDKESDGEDVEADTCNSSEDLRKEIMVGSQYQAEIPPYLGKYSDDEKVYENEDQLLWRPEVLSEIKVKEYLFETLLRTGNEKNIGRIPEGIHTRDNEQALYELLKCNHNIKEAIERYCSNGKASQEMTAWTEEECRNFEHALLIYGKDFHLIQKNKVRTRTVAECVAFYYMWKKSERYDYFAQQTRFGKKRYNHHPGVTDYMDRLVDEAEALGGAVHSSALTSNSRTEPIPDQQLSILNSITANDLTALTNSVATVCHSTDVNCLEDAFSPLDSLPRAPVNHVPVVTEELLTLPNNGENDCFNLFETGFYHSELNPMNMCSEESERPAKRLKMGIAVPESFMNDVSVNNLGVDFENHTHHITSAKMAVSVADFSSLSANETNGFISAHTLHQHTALHSE
- the MIER3 gene encoding mesoderm induction early response protein 3 isoform X3 codes for the protein MLVHDYDDERTLEEEEMMEEGKNFSSEIEDLEKEGSMPLEDLLAFYGYEPTIPVIAGSSADSSPSELADELPDMTLDKEEIAKDLLSGDDEETQSSADDLTPSVTSHEATDFFPRPLRSNTTYDGDKESDGEDVEADTCNSSEDLRKEIMVGSQYQAEIPPYLGKYSDDEKVYENEDQLLWRPEVLSEIKVKEYLFETLLRTGNEKNIGRIPEGIHTRDNEQALYELLKCNHNIKEAIERYCSNGKASQEEMTAWTEEECRNFEHALLIYGKDFHLIQKNKVRTRTVAECVAFYYMWKKSERYDYFAQQTRFGKKRYNHHPGVTDYMDRLVDEAEALGGAVHSSALTSNSRTEPIPDQQLSILNSITANDLTALTNSVATVCHSTDVNCLEDAFSPLDSLPRAPVNHVPVVTEELLTLPNNGENDCFNLFETGFYHSELNPMNMCSEESERPAKRLKMGIAVPESFMNDVSVNNLGVDFENHTHHITSAKMAVSVADFSSLSANETNGFISAHTLHQHTALHSE
- the MIER3 gene encoding mesoderm induction early response protein 3 isoform X4 yields the protein MLVHDYDDERTLEEEEMMEEGKNFSSEIEDLEKEGSMPLEDLLAFYGYEPTIPVIAGSSADSSPSELADELPDMTLDKEEIAKDLLSGDDEETQSSADDLTPSVTSHEATDFFPRPLRSNTTYDGDKESDGEDVEADTCNSSEDLRKEIMVGSQYQAEIPPYLGKYSDDEKVYENEDQLLWRPEVLSEIKVKEYLFETLLRTGNEKNIGRIPEGIHTRDNEQALYELLKCNHNIKEAIERYCSNGKASQEMTAWTEEECRNFEHALLIYGKDFHLIQKNKVRTRTVAECVAFYYMWKKSERYDYFAQQTRFGKKRYNHHPGVTDYMDRLVDEAEALGGAVHSSALTSNSRTEPIPDQQLSILNSITANDLTALTNSVATVCHSTDVNCLEDAFSPLDSLPRAPVNHVPVVTEELLTLPNNGENDCFNLFETGFYHSELNPMNMCSEESERPAKRLKMGIAVPESFMNDVSVNNLGVDFENHTHHITSAKMAVSVADFSSLSANETNGFISAHTLHQHTALHSE